Proteins from one Nicotiana tabacum cultivar K326 chromosome 23, ASM71507v2, whole genome shotgun sequence genomic window:
- the LOC107791180 gene encoding uncharacterized protein LOC107791180, protein MIGRCVSAQSSKPNELKFQTLNGIQELAETRRFKAWFLDQFGVLHDGKQPYPGAISTLEKLATFGAKMVIISNSSRRASTTLEKLRILGFDPSLFIGAITSGELTHQYLQRRDDAWFASLGRSCIHMTWSDRGAISLEGLGLEVVENAQEADFILAHGTEALGLSSGAALPMKLDDLEKILELCAAKKIPMVVANPDFVTVEARALRVMPGTLAATYEKLGGEVKWMGKPDKIIYKSAMEMTAVDASDCIAIGDSLHHDIKGANAAGIASAFITCGIHATELGLGKFGEVTDDNSIHALALQNNAYPTYVLPSFTW, encoded by the exons ATGATTGGAAGATGCGTATCAGCTCAATCGTCAAAGCCAAACGAGCTAAAATTTCAAACTTTGAATGGAATTCAAGAGCTAGCTGAAACTCGCCGATTCAAG GCATGGTTTCTGGATCAGTTTGGAGTGCTTCACGATGGGAAACAACCTTATCCTGGTGCCATTTCGACAT TGGAAAAGTTGGCAACTTTTGGTGCAAAAATGGTAATCATAAGTAATTCTTCAAGAAGAGCATCTACAACCCTGGAAAAATTGAGGATCCTTGGATTTGATCCATCACTATTTATCGGTGCCATCACCAGTGGGGAATTAACACATCAGTATCTCCAAAG GAGAGATGACGCTTGGTTTGCCTCCCTGGGAAGATCATGTATTCACATGACTTGGAGTGACAGGGGTGCTATATCTCTTGAG GGCCTCGGACTAGAAGTTGTGGAAAACGCTCAGGAAGCCGATTTTATTTTGGCTCATGGAACTGAAGCCTTGGGGCTTTCTTCTGGAGCCGCACTTCCCATGAAACTTGATGATCTTGAAAAAATACTGGAGCTGTGTGCTGCTAAAAAAATTCCCATGGTGGTAGCAAATCCTGATTTTGTAACTGTTGAGGCTAGGGCTCTGCGTGTTATGCCCG GAACATTGGCGGCCACATATGAAAAGCTTGGCGGTGAAGTAAAATGGATGGGTAAACCTGATAAG ATAATATACAAGTCAGCTATGGAAATGACTGCTGTGGATGCCTCTGATTGTATCGCCATAGGAGACTCCCTCCACCACGATATCAAAGGTGCAAATGCAGCTGGAATTGCATCCGCATTTATCACATGTGGAATCCATGCTACTGAACTTGGACTTGGCAAATTTGGAGAAGTCACAGATGATAATTCTATACATGCTCTTGCCTTGCAAAACAATGCATATCCTACATATGTTCTCCCCTCATTTACATGGTGA